A genome region from Terriglobales bacterium includes the following:
- a CDS encoding acyl-CoA desaturase, which translates to MSIFERDKTFSQPVSWITTSFMVAFHIGALASLFFFSWKALAVAAFLWWVAGSLGIGMGYHRLLTHRGYRTPKWVEYFLTICGTLTLEGGPMFWVATHRVHHQNTDKDGDPHSPRDGGIWAHMGWIMTGQSMHNKSDKLLPYIPDLRKDKFHVWISEWHWVPIVALGALLLVLGGWPCFMWGIFMRTVLGLHFTWLVNSATHMWGSQRFLTGDTSKNSFWVAVLTFGEGWHNNHHAQPVAARHGLAWYEVDVNWYGIWALRKLGLATEVKLHKLPKFGAAEASKSVASEFPGKELAAVSGD; encoded by the coding sequence ATGAGCATCTTTGAACGTGATAAGACGTTCAGCCAGCCCGTCAGTTGGATTACCACCTCCTTCATGGTTGCCTTCCACATCGGCGCCCTTGCTTCATTGTTTTTCTTCAGCTGGAAGGCGCTGGCGGTTGCCGCCTTCCTCTGGTGGGTTGCGGGAAGCCTCGGTATAGGCATGGGCTACCACCGCCTGCTAACCCATCGCGGCTACAGGACGCCCAAGTGGGTTGAGTATTTCCTCACTATATGCGGCACCCTGACCTTGGAAGGTGGCCCCATGTTCTGGGTAGCCACTCACCGGGTCCACCACCAGAACACCGATAAAGACGGCGATCCGCACTCTCCACGCGATGGTGGCATCTGGGCACATATGGGCTGGATCATGACCGGCCAATCCATGCATAACAAGTCAGACAAGCTCCTGCCCTACATTCCAGATCTACGCAAAGACAAATTTCATGTCTGGATTAGCGAGTGGCACTGGGTCCCAATTGTTGCACTGGGCGCCCTGCTGCTGGTTCTTGGCGGATGGCCATGCTTCATGTGGGGCATCTTCATGCGCACTGTACTCGGCCTCCACTTCACCTGGCTGGTCAATTCGGCTACTCACATGTGGGGCTCACAACGGTTTCTCACCGGCGATACCTCGAAGAACAGTTTTTGGGTTGCGGTCCTGACCTTTGGCGAAGGCTGGCACAACAATCACCATGCTCAGCCGGTAGCAGCGCGCCATGGACTTGCCTGGTACGAGGTGGATGTGAACTGGTACGGAATTTGGGCGCTGCGTAAGCTTGGCCTGGCTACCGAAGTAAAGCTCCACAAGTTGCCCAAATTCGGCGCCGCCGAAGCTTCGAAGAGTGTTGCTTCTGAGTTTCCCGGCAAAGAACTGGCGGCCGTTTCGGGCGATTAG
- a CDS encoding HAMP domain-containing sensor histidine kinase: MRIASRAKTTAFFITLGAFLVGFAIALNVSWIKLTTEFLGNRPVTWREVVPAVLGVIFFLFIIAGLVLNTTFLIREIRRNEQQDSFLNAVTHELKTPITSIRLYLETLQRRQVDEDQRHDFYRIMLEDTQRLLGTVEQVLQAGEARHGKARKNWQELNLSAIVKDAVELAQLRHNLPPGSLCFGPASSEGVLVMGNQEELRTAIGNLFDNAIKYSGATKDIHVELLTPDIDTVLLRVSDKGIGIPGDELKRIFKRFYRVQNASAGQVKGTGLGLFIVRSIARRHGGDAFAESEGEGRGSTFTLRLPRVYHV; this comes from the coding sequence ATGCGCATTGCCAGTCGAGCCAAGACCACCGCATTCTTTATCACCCTGGGTGCCTTTCTGGTTGGGTTTGCGATTGCGCTCAACGTCAGCTGGATAAAGTTGACCACCGAGTTTCTTGGCAACCGGCCGGTGACCTGGCGCGAAGTCGTGCCCGCTGTGCTGGGCGTTATTTTCTTTTTATTTATTATTGCGGGCCTGGTCCTCAATACCACCTTCCTTATCCGCGAAATTCGCCGCAACGAACAGCAGGACAGTTTCCTGAATGCCGTCACCCACGAGTTGAAGACACCGATTACCTCCATTCGTCTATACCTGGAGACCTTGCAACGACGGCAAGTTGACGAAGATCAGCGCCACGACTTCTATCGCATCATGCTCGAGGATACCCAGCGTTTACTTGGTACGGTCGAGCAGGTTCTGCAAGCCGGAGAGGCCCGGCACGGCAAAGCCCGCAAGAACTGGCAGGAGCTTAATCTATCCGCCATTGTGAAGGATGCGGTTGAACTTGCCCAACTGCGCCACAACCTGCCCCCAGGGTCGCTATGCTTCGGGCCTGCATCCTCTGAGGGAGTTTTGGTGATGGGGAACCAGGAAGAGCTCCGCACAGCTATTGGCAATCTCTTCGACAATGCCATCAAATATTCGGGTGCTACAAAAGACATTCACGTTGAATTGCTTACACCAGATATTGATACCGTACTGCTACGCGTGAGTGATAAAGGCATCGGTATCCCCGGCGATGAACTGAAGCGCATCTTCAAACGCTTCTACCGTGTACAGAACGCCAGCGCGGGCCAGGTAAAGGGGACTGGCCTTGGTCTGTTCATCGTGCGCTCAATTGCCCGCCGTCACGGTGGTGATGCCTTCGCTGAGAGCGAGGGTGAAGGGCGCGGCAGCACCTTCACACTCCGTCTTCCGCGGGTCTATCACGTATGA
- a CDS encoding response regulator transcription factor: MNRILIVEDEAHLAQGLRFNLEAEGYSVQVTDNGEEALDRLLKKNEAYEALVLDVMLPGKDGFVVARELREARNYIPLLMLTARSRPEDVLKGFESGADDYLPKPFNLDILIARLGSLLRRKVWLRDSKPLMPQPSQASAGPPDVFNFDGKIVDFGNLQLRAGDQVFHLTLMEVELLRYLVRNSGQAVSRKAILEDVWNLKEDTDTRAIDNFIVRLRRYIEREPSNPRHLLTVRGLGYKFVPNPKQ, translated from the coding sequence ATGAACCGAATCTTGATCGTTGAAGACGAGGCGCACCTGGCGCAGGGGCTCCGCTTTAATCTGGAGGCGGAAGGTTACTCCGTCCAGGTCACAGACAATGGTGAAGAAGCACTCGACCGCCTATTGAAAAAAAACGAAGCTTACGAGGCGCTCGTGCTCGACGTCATGCTGCCTGGTAAAGATGGTTTCGTTGTAGCGCGTGAGCTGCGCGAGGCGCGCAACTACATTCCCTTGCTCATGCTCACCGCGCGTAGCCGGCCCGAGGACGTGTTAAAAGGCTTCGAGTCCGGAGCCGATGACTACCTCCCCAAACCCTTCAATCTCGACATTCTGATTGCGCGGCTTGGAAGTCTGTTGCGCCGGAAGGTCTGGCTGCGTGACTCGAAACCGCTGATGCCCCAGCCGTCTCAAGCAAGCGCAGGCCCGCCAGACGTTTTCAATTTCGACGGCAAGATCGTTGATTTCGGCAACTTGCAGCTACGCGCCGGAGACCAGGTTTTTCACCTGACTCTGATGGAAGTGGAGTTGCTTCGCTACCTTGTTCGAAACAGCGGACAAGCGGTTTCCCGTAAGGCAATTCTTGAGGACGTGTGGAATCTTAAAGAAGATACTGACACCCGCGCCATTGATAATTTCATAGTGCGGCTGCGGCGGTACATCGAGCGCGAGCCCTCGAATCCGCGCCATCTGCTTACGGTCCGCGGCCTGGGCTACAAATTCGTCCCGAATCCAAAACAATGA
- a CDS encoding PPOX class F420-dependent oxidoreductase, with translation MAGAFAPLQGHKYLSLASFRKNGQAIHTPLWFAENAGKVYVMTRDDSWKFKRIRNNPRVRVAPSTMRGRIVGPEIEGRARILSANEFPAAHTLLQRKYWLMRIPLVWSKRNVFIEIVPM, from the coding sequence GTGGCAGGCGCATTTGCACCACTGCAAGGACACAAATACCTCAGCCTGGCCAGCTTTCGCAAAAATGGGCAAGCGATTCATACACCATTGTGGTTCGCAGAAAATGCAGGCAAAGTTTACGTAATGACGCGCGATGATTCCTGGAAGTTCAAGCGCATCCGCAATAACCCACGTGTCCGTGTCGCCCCTTCAACCATGCGTGGGCGCATCGTGGGACCGGAAATTGAAGGGCGCGCGCGTATCCTTTCTGCCAACGAATTTCCTGCCGCGCACACTCTTCTACAGCGCAAGTACTGGTTGATGCGAATTCCGTTGGTTTGGAGTAAGCGCAACGTTTTCATCGAGATTGTTCCGATGTAG
- a CDS encoding Crp/Fnr family transcriptional regulator, translating into MPSNVQQNNFGVSCPAGLIFCNLTQEAQEAFEAIKTFERYQRGARLFTEGEAARRVFVLRDGRVRISVSSAKERRLVLCTLGPGEPIGLDATLAGVNYEVAAEVIEDCEGAFIRRKDLLQFLRSYPDACLQMLRLLSEHLHLAYDRMQEIALIRARRCGPF; encoded by the coding sequence ATGCCAAGCAACGTTCAGCAGAATAACTTTGGTGTTTCATGTCCGGCGGGGTTGATCTTCTGCAATCTAACGCAGGAAGCCCAGGAGGCGTTCGAAGCCATTAAGACCTTCGAGCGCTACCAGCGAGGAGCTAGATTGTTCACCGAAGGCGAAGCGGCACGTCGGGTCTTCGTGCTTCGGGATGGTCGTGTCCGGATCTCCGTCTCCTCCGCAAAGGAGAGACGGCTCGTTCTCTGTACCTTGGGCCCGGGTGAACCCATTGGCCTGGATGCCACCTTGGCAGGAGTGAATTATGAGGTCGCGGCCGAGGTGATTGAGGACTGTGAGGGAGCGTTTATCAGGCGAAAGGATCTGCTGCAATTTCTTCGGAGTTATCCCGACGCCTGCCTGCAAATGTTGCGCTTGCTCAGCGAACATCTGCACCTTGCGTATGATCGAATGCAGGAGATTGCGCTGATTCGTGCTCGCAGATGCGGTCCGTTTTGA
- a CDS encoding pitrilysin family protein has translation MVQELRNIGREVLPNGLTIITEEMQHIRSVSIGIWVKSGSRDEDPQWNGISHFVEHMVFKGTKNRTAEDIARQVDSIGGNMDAFTAKECICFNIKVLDEHLPIAMDVLSDLVLNPIFDVKDIGRERGVILEEIKMDEDNPDYLVHELFTQNFWKDHPLGKPILGTKDTVKRFEQPILFDYYGQRFNPANLIICAAGHINHRQFVELVKERFQHLKPSKNGYHTAPPKINARITMRNKKALEQVQICVGAPAFPIAHERRFASYILNTLLGGGMSSRLFQNVRERQGLVYAIYSDLNPFRDTGCLSIYAGTSRESAPKVVGSIVAELRNLKAAQVPEEELRRAKDQLKGSLMLSLESSTARMSNLARQEMYFDHFAGLDELIEKIENVTAEDLQNIAQEFFRQDLLAVTVLGNLNGFKISRDQLAC, from the coding sequence ATGGTTCAAGAATTGCGAAACATCGGCCGCGAAGTGTTGCCCAACGGTCTGACGATTATTACCGAAGAGATGCAGCACATCCGCTCGGTCTCGATCGGGATATGGGTGAAGAGTGGCTCACGCGACGAAGATCCGCAATGGAATGGTATCTCGCATTTCGTCGAGCACATGGTCTTCAAAGGAACGAAGAATCGAACCGCAGAAGACATTGCACGCCAGGTGGATTCAATCGGCGGCAACATGGACGCGTTCACTGCCAAGGAATGTATCTGCTTCAACATCAAGGTATTGGATGAGCACCTTCCGATCGCGATGGACGTTTTGAGCGATTTGGTGCTGAACCCTATTTTCGATGTAAAGGACATTGGGCGGGAGCGCGGCGTCATTCTGGAAGAGATCAAGATGGACGAAGACAATCCCGACTACCTCGTCCACGAACTCTTCACTCAGAATTTTTGGAAAGATCACCCGCTTGGCAAACCCATTCTGGGCACCAAGGACACGGTGAAGCGCTTCGAGCAGCCGATATTGTTCGACTACTATGGGCAGCGCTTCAATCCTGCCAACTTGATTATCTGCGCCGCCGGGCATATAAATCACCGCCAATTCGTGGAGCTGGTGAAAGAGCGTTTCCAGCACCTGAAGCCGAGCAAGAACGGATATCACACGGCGCCTCCGAAGATTAATGCCCGGATTACGATGCGCAACAAAAAGGCGCTCGAGCAGGTGCAGATTTGCGTCGGCGCTCCGGCATTTCCCATCGCGCATGAAAGGCGTTTCGCTTCATATATTTTGAACACCTTGCTGGGTGGCGGAATGAGCTCGCGGCTGTTCCAGAACGTACGCGAACGGCAGGGCCTGGTGTATGCGATTTATAGCGATCTGAACCCGTTCCGCGATACCGGTTGTCTCTCGATTTATGCCGGCACTTCGCGTGAGTCCGCTCCCAAGGTGGTGGGATCCATTGTTGCCGAGCTACGCAATTTGAAGGCAGCGCAGGTGCCGGAAGAGGAGTTGCGGCGTGCCAAGGACCAACTCAAAGGTAGCCTGATGCTCAGCCTTGAGTCCAGCACCGCACGGATGTCAAACCTTGCGCGGCAAGAGATGTACTTCGACCATTTCGCAGGCCTCGACGAACTCATCGAAAAGATCGAAAACGTGACGGCGGAAGATTTGCAGAACATTGCCCAGGAATTCTTCCGTCAGGACCTGCTCGCGGTCACCGTGCTGGGCAATCTGAACGGCTTCAAGATTTCCCGCGATCAATTGGCCTGCTAG
- the rlmN gene encoding 23S rRNA (adenine(2503)-C(2))-methyltransferase RlmN, translating to MGRLPQTSLLGLDLQELTALVESAGEPAFRAQQLFEAVYRQNIQSPEQISTLPLAFRQALVEGYAIGLPTIQKRFQSSDGTVRYLLAFADGESVETVWMPEGDDGETGDGSTAGEDEGKNWKRATICISSQVGCAVDCQFCLTALLGVKRNLSAGEIVGQVVAVLNDQRAFPGRERINLVFMGMGEPLLNYDNFIKAVRLLVEGVGIPESRMTASTAGIVPRIHDLGREVVRPKLAISLNASNNELRTRLMPLNRKWNLDMLVAAAREFPLRSRERLTFEYVLLNGINDALENAREVVELVRGIRAKVNLIALNPGPGISFTTPEPQRVLAFQQVLVRAGVPTFIRRPRGRDIYAACGQLKRTVA from the coding sequence ATGGGAAGGCTTCCACAGACCAGCCTTTTAGGCCTTGATCTTCAAGAACTTACAGCCCTTGTCGAAAGCGCCGGCGAACCCGCATTTCGGGCCCAGCAGCTCTTTGAGGCGGTTTATCGCCAGAACATTCAATCGCCCGAGCAAATCTCCACCTTGCCACTGGCATTTCGTCAAGCACTGGTCGAGGGATATGCCATTGGCCTCCCCACAATCCAAAAGCGGTTCCAGTCCAGTGATGGCACCGTGCGCTATCTGCTGGCCTTCGCAGATGGTGAAAGCGTGGAGACAGTGTGGATGCCCGAGGGCGATGACGGCGAGACCGGTGATGGCAGCACGGCGGGTGAGGATGAAGGGAAGAACTGGAAGCGGGCGACCATCTGCATCTCGAGCCAGGTTGGCTGCGCCGTAGATTGTCAGTTTTGTTTGACTGCGTTGTTAGGCGTCAAAAGGAACCTTTCCGCGGGCGAAATTGTGGGTCAAGTAGTGGCTGTCCTGAATGATCAACGTGCCTTTCCCGGACGGGAGAGGATCAATCTGGTATTTATGGGCATGGGGGAGCCACTGCTCAACTACGACAATTTCATCAAGGCAGTACGCCTGTTAGTGGAAGGTGTAGGCATTCCGGAATCCCGCATGACCGCGTCCACCGCCGGCATAGTCCCGCGGATTCACGATCTCGGCCGGGAGGTGGTGCGCCCCAAACTGGCGATTTCTTTGAACGCTTCCAACAACGAGCTGCGTACACGGCTCATGCCCCTCAATCGCAAATGGAACCTGGATATGCTAGTCGCTGCCGCCCGGGAATTCCCTTTGCGCTCGCGCGAGCGCCTTACCTTTGAGTATGTCCTGCTGAATGGAATCAACGATGCCCTGGAGAACGCGCGTGAGGTGGTGGAACTGGTCCGCGGCATCCGCGCCAAGGTGAACCTGATCGCGCTTAACCCGGGGCCGGGAATCTCTTTCACTACCCCTGAACCGCAGCGAGTGCTTGCGTTCCAGCAGGTGCTGGTTCGGGCGGGTGTGCCCACCTTCATTCGGCGCCCGCGAGGCCGCGACATTTACGCCGCCTGCGGCCAGTTGAAACGCACCGTCGCTTGA